Proteins encoded together in one Pseudoxanthomonas sp. Root65 window:
- a CDS encoding glutathione S-transferase family protein yields MSPDPVTVHGMSSSGNCHKVRLLLEQLGRPYAWVEVDSAHGDTRTPAYLAKNPNGKVPMLERADGSILVESNAILCWLAEGSPYLPADAWQRAQALSWLFFEQYSHEPYVAVARFIRGWTPLDSPRRAELPRLQERGEQALAVMEKHLEHAAWFTGPAYGVADIALFAYTHCAEDGGFDLSACPRITDWLVRVRATPGFVPMPGVSDEVAARLAASRS; encoded by the coding sequence ATGTCGCCTGATCCCGTCACCGTCCACGGCATGTCCAGCTCGGGCAACTGCCACAAGGTACGCTTGCTGCTGGAGCAGCTCGGCCGTCCCTACGCGTGGGTCGAAGTCGACAGCGCCCATGGCGACACGCGCACGCCCGCTTATCTGGCGAAGAACCCGAACGGCAAGGTGCCGATGCTGGAACGCGCCGACGGCTCCATCCTCGTCGAGTCGAATGCCATCCTCTGCTGGCTGGCCGAAGGCAGTCCGTATCTGCCAGCCGATGCCTGGCAGCGTGCACAGGCGCTCAGCTGGCTCTTCTTCGAGCAGTACAGCCACGAGCCGTACGTCGCCGTGGCGCGCTTCATCCGCGGCTGGACGCCGCTGGATTCGCCGCGCCGCGCCGAGCTGCCGCGCCTGCAGGAGCGGGGCGAGCAGGCGCTGGCCGTCATGGAAAAGCATCTCGAACATGCGGCCTGGTTCACCGGCCCCGCCTATGGCGTGGCCGACATTGCGCTGTTCGCCTACACCCACTGCGCGGAGGATGGCGGCTTCGATCTTTCCGCCTGTCCGCGCATCACCGACTGGCTGGTGCGCGTGCGCGCCACGCCGGGTTTCGTTCCCATGCCGGGCGTGAGCGATGAAGTTGCCGCGCGCCTGGCGGCTTCCCGATCCTGA
- a CDS encoding thiamine pyrophosphate-dependent enzyme has translation MTAHHPIPARMKGLNRAEICDQNFIEFVKAWSGRVGAKPAAGDAVLPGSRLDAEGFIELLESQLISRHLDLMARVLRVQNKVFYTIGSSGHEGNAMVARLTRHTDPAFLHYRSGGFMAERFRKLPGMDPVMDSALSFAASADDPASGGRHKVWGSKPLWVLPQTSTIASHLPKALGTAVAIEQARRIGHALPIPDDSIAICSFGDASSNHASAQTAFNAAAWTAYQKLPAPVLFVCEDNGIGISVKTPEGWIGRNFRDRKDLDYFHADGLDLATGYGQVQAAVEHCRRTRRPTFLHLRTTRIMGHAGTDFEIEWRPLEELCAVEATDPLLRSAAIALESGLLSKDALLDLYEATRRRCFAAAEDADRRPRITTLEHVMAPVAPYTPDAVAKEAARTAPHEKRVAAFGSEDKLPEKLPPRHLAIQINNALHDLLCKYPETLLFGEDVAQKGGVYTVTKGLQKAFKGTRVFNTLLDETMILGLAQGYANLGMLPIPEIQYLAYFHNACDQIRGEAASLQFFSNNQYRNPMVVRIAGLGYQRGFGGHFHNDNSITALRDIPGLVVGCPSRGDDAAMMLRTLAALAKVDGRVSIFLEPIALYMTKDLHEAGDGQWLFPYPAQDAAMPLGEGRLYNEDADDLVIFTYGNGVPMSLRAARGIENKHGWKVRVVDLRWLVPLNATFIAAQAKTARRILVVDEGRHAAGVGEGVITAIAEAGYAARPFQRVVGADTYTPLASAAFLVLPGDEDIVAAADRLA, from the coding sequence ATGACTGCACATCATCCGATTCCCGCCCGCATGAAGGGCCTCAACCGTGCCGAGATCTGCGACCAGAACTTCATCGAATTCGTGAAGGCGTGGAGCGGGCGTGTCGGCGCGAAGCCTGCGGCTGGTGATGCGGTACTACCGGGCAGCAGGCTGGACGCGGAGGGTTTCATCGAATTGCTGGAATCCCAGCTGATCTCGCGGCATCTCGATCTGATGGCGCGGGTGCTGCGCGTGCAGAACAAGGTCTTCTACACCATCGGCAGCTCGGGGCACGAGGGCAATGCGATGGTCGCGCGGCTGACGCGGCATACCGACCCCGCCTTCCTGCATTACCGCAGCGGCGGCTTCATGGCCGAGCGGTTCCGCAAGCTGCCGGGGATGGATCCGGTGATGGACTCGGCGCTGAGCTTTGCCGCGAGCGCGGACGATCCCGCCTCCGGTGGTCGCCACAAGGTGTGGGGCAGCAAGCCGTTGTGGGTGTTGCCGCAGACCTCGACCATCGCCTCGCACCTGCCGAAGGCGCTGGGCACCGCCGTGGCGATCGAACAGGCGCGCCGCATCGGCCACGCACTGCCGATCCCGGACGACAGCATCGCGATCTGCTCGTTCGGCGACGCCTCCAGCAACCACGCCTCCGCGCAGACCGCGTTCAATGCGGCGGCATGGACCGCGTACCAGAAGCTGCCGGCCCCCGTGCTGTTCGTCTGCGAGGACAACGGCATCGGTATTTCGGTGAAGACGCCGGAGGGATGGATCGGACGGAACTTCCGCGACCGCAAGGACCTGGACTACTTCCATGCCGACGGCCTGGACCTGGCGACCGGCTACGGCCAAGTGCAGGCGGCCGTCGAGCATTGCCGCCGCACGCGTCGCCCGACCTTCCTGCACCTGCGCACCACGCGGATCATGGGTCACGCCGGTACCGACTTCGAGATCGAATGGCGTCCGCTTGAGGAACTCTGCGCGGTGGAAGCCACCGACCCGCTGCTGCGTTCGGCGGCGATCGCGCTGGAGTCCGGGCTGCTGTCGAAGGACGCGCTGCTGGACCTGTACGAAGCCACGCGCAGGCGTTGCTTCGCCGCCGCCGAGGACGCCGACCGCCGACCGCGCATCACCACGCTCGAACACGTGATGGCACCCGTGGCGCCCTACACGCCGGATGCCGTGGCGAAGGAAGCGGCGCGCACCGCACCACACGAGAAGCGCGTCGCCGCGTTCGGCAGCGAGGACAAGCTGCCGGAGAAGCTGCCGCCGCGTCACCTCGCCATCCAGATCAACAATGCGCTGCACGACCTGCTCTGCAAGTACCCGGAAACCCTGCTGTTCGGCGAAGACGTGGCGCAGAAGGGCGGCGTGTACACGGTGACCAAGGGCCTGCAGAAGGCGTTCAAGGGCACGCGTGTGTTCAACACGCTGCTCGACGAAACCATGATCCTCGGCCTGGCGCAGGGCTATGCCAACCTGGGCATGCTGCCGATCCCGGAGATCCAGTACCTCGCGTACTTCCACAACGCCTGCGACCAGATCCGTGGCGAGGCTGCCAGCCTGCAGTTCTTCAGCAACAACCAGTACCGCAACCCGATGGTGGTGCGCATCGCCGGTCTGGGCTACCAGCGCGGCTTCGGTGGCCATTTCCACAACGACAATTCGATCACTGCGCTACGCGACATCCCGGGCCTGGTCGTCGGTTGTCCGTCGCGTGGCGACGATGCGGCGATGATGCTGCGCACGCTGGCCGCGCTGGCCAAGGTCGATGGCCGCGTGTCGATCTTCCTGGAGCCGATCGCGCTGTACATGACCAAGGATCTGCACGAGGCCGGCGACGGCCAGTGGCTGTTCCCGTATCCCGCGCAGGACGCAGCGATGCCGCTGGGCGAAGGCCGGCTGTACAACGAGGATGCGGACGACCTGGTCATCTTCACCTACGGCAACGGCGTACCTATGAGCCTGCGTGCGGCGCGCGGCATCGAGAACAAGCATGGCTGGAAGGTTCGCGTGGTGGACCTGCGCTGGCTGGTGCCGCTCAATGCGACCTTCATTGCGGCGCAGGCGAAGACCGCCAGGCGCATCCTGGTCGTCGATGAGGGGCGCCATGCCGCCGGCGTCGGCGAGGGCGTCATCACCGCCATCGCCGAAGCCGGTTATGCGGCCCGGCCGTTCCAGCGCGTGGTCGGCGCGGACACGTACACGCCGTTAGCGAGCGCGGCCTTCCTGGTGCTGCCCGGTGACGAGGACATCGTCGCGGCGGCCGACCGGCTGGCATGA
- a CDS encoding NADPH-dependent FMN reductase, whose protein sequence is MATRRIGVIIGSLRAGSFNRQLAGAVQALAGDRFVFEHIGIGDLPLYNQDNDADFPAAGLRFKHQVEACDALLFVTPEYNRSIPGVLKNAIDLGTRPGGSNSFAGKRAAVIGTSPGAHGTVSAQQHLRNVLAAVDVAVLPQPEIAIQYREGQIDAEGTITDERLRKRLQLFLDRFEAWLSP, encoded by the coding sequence ATGGCCACGCGTCGTATCGGCGTCATCATCGGCAGCCTGCGCGCCGGTTCCTTCAATCGCCAGCTCGCGGGTGCCGTGCAGGCACTGGCGGGCGACCGCTTCGTGTTCGAGCACATCGGCATCGGCGACCTGCCGCTCTACAACCAGGACAACGATGCCGATTTCCCCGCCGCTGGCCTGCGCTTCAAGCACCAGGTGGAAGCCTGCGATGCCCTGCTGTTCGTCACCCCGGAGTACAACCGCTCCATTCCGGGCGTGCTGAAGAACGCCATCGACCTCGGTACTCGCCCCGGCGGCAGCAATTCGTTCGCTGGCAAGCGTGCGGCGGTGATCGGCACCTCGCCGGGCGCGCATGGCACGGTCTCGGCCCAGCAGCATTTGCGCAACGTGCTGGCCGCCGTGGATGTCGCGGTGCTGCCGCAGCCAGAGATCGCCATCCAGTACCGCGAAGGCCAGATCGACGCTGAGGGCACCATCACCGATGAACGCCTGCGCAAGCGGCTGCAGCTGTTCCTCGACCGGTTCGAGGCCTGGCTGTCCCCGTAG
- the ubiM gene encoding 5-demethoxyubiquinol-8 5-hydroxylase UbiM gives MQHDVIIIGAGPVGLCLAKALCDLDLKVALVEREPRAAIAEPAFDGREIALTHASMRLLHDLGIWQHLPEAACSPLRTARVMDGDGLHDMRIDASLADKPELGMLVPNHRIREAAWKTVCEQPGLDLFDDARIHAVRTTDDHAEAILGGGLRLQASLLVAADSRFSETRRAMGIAANQYDFGKSMLVCRMHHEQPNHRIAWEWFGHGQTLALLPLRDHLSSVVVTLPDSAAKRLATLHVDAFADEIEQQYAHRLGCMRLASSRHVYPLVGVFARRFVGRRFALVGDAAVGMHPVTAHGFNLGLASVERLAVVAREALQGDGDLGGAEGLIRYERRHRRGARPLYLATRAIVAMYTDDRAPVRLLRETVLRVGQRATPFRRMLARTLADERPRDRRP, from the coding sequence ATGCAGCATGACGTCATCATCATCGGCGCCGGCCCCGTCGGGCTGTGCCTGGCCAAGGCGCTGTGCGACCTCGACCTGAAGGTGGCACTGGTGGAGCGTGAGCCGCGCGCCGCCATCGCCGAGCCCGCCTTCGATGGCCGCGAGATCGCGTTGACGCACGCATCGATGCGCTTGCTGCACGACCTCGGCATCTGGCAACACCTGCCGGAGGCTGCCTGCTCGCCGCTGCGCACGGCCCGGGTGATGGACGGCGACGGCCTGCACGACATGCGTATCGACGCGAGCTTGGCCGACAAGCCGGAACTCGGCATGCTGGTGCCGAACCACCGCATCCGCGAGGCTGCCTGGAAGACGGTCTGCGAGCAGCCCGGCCTGGATCTGTTCGACGACGCCCGCATCCATGCGGTCCGCACGACCGACGACCATGCCGAGGCCATCCTGGGTGGCGGCCTGAGGCTGCAGGCTTCGCTGCTGGTCGCGGCCGACAGCCGCTTCTCCGAGACACGCCGCGCAATGGGCATCGCGGCGAACCAGTACGACTTCGGCAAGAGCATGCTGGTCTGCCGGATGCATCACGAGCAACCGAACCACCGCATTGCGTGGGAATGGTTCGGCCACGGCCAGACGCTGGCGCTGTTGCCGCTGCGGGACCATCTGTCATCCGTCGTCGTCACCCTGCCCGACAGCGCGGCGAAGCGCCTCGCGACGCTCCACGTGGATGCGTTCGCCGACGAGATCGAACAGCAGTACGCGCATCGCCTGGGATGCATGCGGCTCGCGAGCAGCCGTCACGTGTATCCCTTGGTCGGCGTGTTTGCGCGCCGCTTCGTCGGGCGCCGTTTCGCGCTGGTCGGCGATGCCGCCGTAGGCATGCATCCGGTGACGGCGCATGGCTTCAATCTGGGACTCGCCAGCGTGGAACGGCTGGCCGTCGTGGCGCGCGAAGCATTGCAAGGCGACGGCGATCTGGGCGGCGCCGAAGGATTGATCCGCTACGAGCGCCGCCACCGTCGCGGAGCGCGGCCGCTCTACCTCGCCACGCGCGCCATCGTGGCGATGTACACCGACGATCGCGCGCCCGTCCGCCTGCTGCGCGAAACCGTCCTGCGTGTCGGCCAGCGGGCCACGCCGTTCCGGCGCATGCTGGCACGCACCCTGGCGGACGAGCGCCCGCGGGACCGCCGGCCGTAG
- a CDS encoding folate-binding protein, with protein sequence MAYNLSPTTAPVFSLPDHALVTLEGPDAVAFAHAQFANDVVALAPGHWQWNAWLTPKGRVIAVFALARLSADRLWLVLPDHPAEAFAEALRRFVFRRKLKIDVPGDLAVGGAFAAPVRAKGAALDDADGVLELDVGGDGGPRTWRIGPPAKEDPAAQAAWQVADLRHGLPRLSSAQREQWTPQQLALDRLSAYSVKKGCYPGQEIVARTHFLGKAKRSLQCFTAGGTVADGMPVREDERDVGEVVCVAQERSGSVLLAVMPLEHAGAGLVADGHRLVRHPLQDGLRR encoded by the coding sequence GTGGCTTACAACCTTTCTCCTACCACCGCACCGGTTTTCAGCCTGCCCGACCACGCGCTGGTGACGCTGGAAGGCCCGGACGCCGTGGCTTTCGCCCACGCCCAGTTCGCCAACGATGTGGTCGCGCTGGCCCCGGGACACTGGCAGTGGAATGCGTGGCTGACGCCCAAGGGGCGTGTGATTGCGGTGTTCGCGTTGGCAAGGCTTTCCGCCGATCGCCTGTGGCTGGTGTTGCCCGACCATCCCGCCGAGGCGTTCGCCGAAGCGCTGCGCAGGTTCGTCTTTAGACGAAAGTTGAAGATTGACGTGCCGGGCGACCTCGCGGTTGGCGGGGCGTTCGCCGCGCCGGTCCGTGCGAAGGGCGCCGCGCTGGACGACGCCGACGGCGTGCTCGAACTGGATGTGGGAGGCGACGGCGGGCCGCGCACGTGGCGCATCGGCCCTCCCGCCAAGGAAGATCCGGCAGCGCAAGCCGCCTGGCAGGTCGCCGACCTGCGCCACGGCCTGCCCCGCCTGTCGTCCGCGCAGCGCGAACAGTGGACCCCGCAACAACTCGCGCTGGATCGCCTTTCCGCCTACAGCGTCAAGAAGGGCTGCTACCCGGGCCAGGAAATCGTCGCGCGCACGCACTTCCTCGGCAAGGCCAAGCGTTCGTTGCAGTGCTTCACCGCCGGGGGCACCGTTGCCGACGGCATGCCGGTGCGCGAAGACGAACGCGATGTCGGCGAAGTGGTCTGCGTGGCACAGGAACGCAGCGGCAGCGTGTTGCTGGCGGTGATGCCGCTGGAGCATGCCGGTGCCGGCCTGGTTGCCGATGGCCACCGGCTCGTCCGGCATCCGCTGCAGGACGGCCTGCGCCGCTGA
- a CDS encoding DUF1674 domain-containing protein, with translation MIGQTPPVPDPDPRTQPSDTPPPTPGEGAADTAVQKEIGGRDGPEPTRYGDWEKNGRCIDF, from the coding sequence ATGATAGGTCAAACTCCCCCGGTTCCCGACCCCGATCCCAGAACACAGCCGTCCGATACCCCACCGCCGACACCTGGCGAAGGGGCAGCAGACACGGCCGTGCAGAAGGAGATCGGTGGCCGCGACGGGCCCGAGCCCACGCGTTACGGGGATTGGGAAAAGAACGGGCGCTGCATCGATTTCTGA
- the sdhC gene encoding succinate dehydrogenase, cytochrome b556 subunit, whose protein sequence is MATPQRPLSPHLQVYRWQIQMVTSILHRATGVVLAAGALLITAGLVTLMVGPDAWNCFTVHAGAWYGQVFLFGWTWAFAYHLCNGIRHIVQDFAIGYRIATFVRSSWLSVIGSLVITALVWAYVLLGGGA, encoded by the coding sequence ATGGCGACTCCACAACGTCCGCTTTCTCCCCATCTGCAGGTCTACCGTTGGCAGATCCAGATGGTGACCTCCATCCTCCATCGCGCCACCGGCGTCGTGCTTGCCGCCGGTGCCTTGCTGATCACGGCGGGCCTGGTCACGCTGATGGTCGGCCCTGATGCCTGGAACTGCTTCACCGTTCATGCCGGCGCCTGGTACGGACAGGTCTTCCTGTTCGGCTGGACTTGGGCCTTTGCCTATCACCTGTGCAACGGCATCCGCCACATCGTGCAGGACTTCGCCATCGGCTATCGCATCGCCACGTTCGTGCGCAGCAGCTGGCTGTCGGTGATCGGCAGCCTGGTCATCACCGCCCTGGTGTGGGCCTATGTGCTGCTGGGAGGTGGCGCGTGA
- the sdhD gene encoding succinate dehydrogenase, hydrophobic membrane anchor protein: MSNFRTPIKNARGLGSAKTGTEHFVHQRLTATALVALTIWFLVFVLGLAGADYVTATAAIAKPWNAMLLVGFLVAMFWHAQLGLQVILEDYIHNSLLALAVQTTVKFIAVLGAIVSVFAVARIALGN; encoded by the coding sequence GTGAGCAACTTCCGTACGCCTATCAAGAATGCGCGCGGCCTGGGCTCGGCGAAGACCGGTACCGAACACTTCGTTCACCAGCGCCTGACCGCCACTGCGCTGGTCGCGCTGACGATCTGGTTCCTGGTGTTCGTGCTGGGCCTGGCCGGCGCCGACTACGTCACCGCCACCGCCGCCATCGCCAAGCCGTGGAATGCGATGCTGCTGGTCGGCTTTCTGGTCGCCATGTTCTGGCATGCGCAACTGGGCCTTCAGGTCATCCTGGAGGACTACATCCACAACTCGCTGCTCGCCCTCGCCGTGCAGACCACCGTCAAGTTCATCGCCGTGCTGGGCGCCATCGTGAGCGTCTTCGCCGTGGCCCGCATCGCGCTGGGGAATTGA
- the sdhA gene encoding succinate dehydrogenase flavoprotein subunit: protein MSAYKITEHKYDMVVVGAGGAGLRATFGLAAKGLQTVCLTKVFPTRSHTVAAQGGISAALGNMGEDDWRYHFYDTIKGSDWLGDQDAIEYMCREAIPAIIELEHYGVPFSRTEEGKIYQRPFGGMTTKYGEGPPAQRTCAAADRTGHAMLHTLYQQSLAHDARFMVEYFALDLIFDEEGACRGVLALDMATGTLHLFRAHGVVLATGGYGRAYFSATSAHTCTGDGGGMVMRAGLPMQDMEFVQFHPTGIYGAGCLITEGVRGEGGILRNSNGERFMERYAPHYKDLASRDVVSRSMTIEIREGRGVGEHKDHILLDLTHLGPEVINEKLPGIAESAHIFAGVDVAKQPIPVIPTVHYNMGGIPTNYHGEVVRKVGDNPDAVVPGLYAIGEAACVSVHGANRLGSNSLLDLVVFGRAVANRCAETIKSGSSHKPLAGDACDKALSHLDKLRNANGDTPTSVIRDNMQRTMQSDAAVFRTSKTLKEGCDKMADIFSSFQDVKVSDRSLIWNSDLIETYELHNLLLSAVATINSAEQRHESRGAHAHEDFPERDDVNWQKHTLVNVADDGTCSFDFRPVHMYTLSSDVDVVPPKPRVY, encoded by the coding sequence ATGTCCGCTTACAAGATCACCGAACACAAGTACGACATGGTCGTGGTGGGCGCCGGCGGCGCCGGCCTGCGCGCGACCTTCGGCCTGGCCGCCAAGGGCCTGCAGACCGTCTGCCTGACCAAGGTCTTCCCGACCCGCTCGCACACCGTGGCGGCGCAGGGCGGCATTTCCGCCGCGCTGGGCAACATGGGCGAGGACGACTGGCGCTACCACTTCTACGACACCATCAAGGGCTCGGACTGGCTGGGCGACCAGGACGCCATCGAGTACATGTGCCGCGAGGCCATCCCCGCGATCATCGAGTTGGAGCACTACGGCGTGCCCTTCTCGCGCACCGAGGAGGGCAAGATCTACCAGCGCCCGTTCGGTGGCATGACCACCAAGTACGGTGAGGGCCCGCCGGCGCAGCGCACCTGCGCCGCCGCCGACCGCACCGGCCACGCCATGCTGCACACGCTGTACCAGCAGTCCCTGGCGCACGATGCGCGCTTCATGGTCGAGTACTTCGCGCTGGACCTGATCTTCGACGAGGAAGGCGCCTGCCGTGGCGTGCTCGCCCTGGACATGGCCACCGGCACGCTGCATCTGTTCCGCGCCCATGGCGTGGTGCTGGCGACCGGCGGCTACGGCCGCGCGTATTTCTCGGCCACCTCGGCCCATACCTGCACCGGCGACGGCGGCGGCATGGTGATGCGCGCCGGCCTGCCGATGCAGGACATGGAGTTCGTGCAGTTCCATCCCACCGGCATCTACGGCGCCGGCTGCCTGATCACCGAAGGCGTACGCGGTGAAGGCGGCATCCTGCGCAACAGCAACGGCGAGCGCTTCATGGAGCGCTACGCGCCGCATTACAAGGATCTGGCCTCGCGCGACGTGGTCAGCCGCTCGATGACCATCGAGATCCGCGAAGGCCGCGGCGTGGGCGAGCACAAGGACCACATCCTGCTCGACCTGACCCACCTGGGTCCCGAAGTCATCAACGAGAAGCTGCCCGGCATCGCCGAGAGCGCCCACATCTTCGCCGGCGTGGACGTGGCCAAGCAGCCGATCCCGGTCATCCCGACCGTGCACTACAACATGGGCGGCATCCCGACCAACTACCACGGCGAAGTGGTGCGCAAGGTCGGCGACAACCCGGATGCCGTGGTGCCCGGCCTGTACGCGATCGGCGAAGCCGCCTGCGTGTCGGTGCACGGCGCCAACCGCCTGGGCTCCAACTCGCTGCTCGACCTGGTGGTGTTCGGTCGCGCGGTGGCCAATCGCTGCGCCGAGACCATCAAGAGCGGCTCGTCGCACAAGCCGCTCGCCGGCGACGCCTGCGACAAGGCGCTGTCGCACCTGGACAAGCTGCGCAACGCGAACGGCGACACGCCCACCTCCGTGATCCGCGACAACATGCAGCGCACGATGCAGTCCGACGCTGCCGTGTTCCGCACCAGCAAGACGCTGAAGGAAGGCTGCGACAAGATGGCCGACATCTTCTCCAGCTTCCAGGACGTCAAGGTCAGCGACCGCTCGCTGATCTGGAACTCGGACCTGATCGAGACCTACGAGCTGCACAACCTGCTGCTCAGTGCCGTCGCCACGATCAACTCGGCCGAACAGCGCCACGAAAGCCGCGGTGCGCATGCGCACGAGGACTTCCCCGAGCGCGACGACGTCAACTGGCAGAAGCACACGCTGGTCAACGTCGCCGACGACGGCACGTGCAGCTTCGACTTCCGCCCCGTGCACATGTACACGCTCAGCAGCGACGTGGACGTGGTGCCGCCCAAGCCGCGCGTTTACTGA
- a CDS encoding succinate dehydrogenase iron-sulfur subunit: MAEFSLPKNSRVTKGKHFPAKGAKNVRTFKVYRWNPDDGANPRTDTYEIDLDKCGPMVLDALIKIKNEIDPTLTFRRSCREGICGSCAMNIDGTNTLACTKAIGDCGKAEVPIYPLPHMDVVKDLVPDLTHFYAQYASIKPWIRTQTPAPPDRERLQSPEDRKKLDGLYECILCACCSTSCPSYWWNGERYLGPAILLQAYRWIIDSRDEDTGARLDDLEDPFKLYRCHTIMNCARTCPKGLNPALAIAEIKKLMMARRA, encoded by the coding sequence ATGGCCGAATTTTCACTCCCGAAGAACTCGCGCGTCACCAAGGGCAAGCACTTCCCCGCGAAGGGCGCCAAGAACGTGCGCACCTTCAAGGTGTATCGCTGGAACCCGGACGACGGCGCCAACCCGCGCACGGATACCTACGAGATCGATCTCGACAAGTGCGGCCCGATGGTCCTGGACGCGCTGATCAAGATCAAGAACGAGATCGACCCCACGCTGACGTTCCGCCGCTCCTGCCGCGAAGGCATCTGCGGATCGTGCGCGATGAACATCGATGGCACCAACACGCTGGCCTGCACCAAGGCCATCGGCGATTGCGGCAAGGCCGAAGTGCCGATCTATCCGCTGCCGCACATGGACGTGGTGAAGGACCTGGTGCCGGACCTGACCCACTTCTACGCGCAGTACGCCTCGATCAAGCCGTGGATCCGCACGCAGACCCCGGCACCGCCGGACCGCGAGCGCCTGCAGTCGCCGGAAGACCGCAAGAAGCTCGACGGACTGTACGAGTGCATCCTGTGCGCCTGCTGCTCGACCAGCTGCCCGAGCTACTGGTGGAATGGCGAGCGTTATCTGGGTCCGGCGATCCTGCTGCAGGCCTACCGCTGGATCATCGATTCGCGCGACGAGGACACCGGTGCGCGCCTGGACGATCTGGAAGATCCGTTCAAGCTCTATCGCTGCCACACCATCATGAACTGCGCCCGGACCTGCCCGAAGGGCCTGAACCCGGCGCTGGCGATCGCCGAGATCAAGAAGCTGATGATGGCGCGACGCGCCTGA
- a CDS encoding MAPEG family protein, giving the protein MSDSTATAILWPAVAMAGLTFLVWVRLYQLRLGEMARKRIDAQALASVADSVRLLVDTRASDNFRNMFELPVLFYAGVLLAAQLGVSDGVSLALAWAFVALRAVHSLVHCTFNHVMTRFVAYALATLVLIAFWVRLALAMVAA; this is encoded by the coding sequence ATGAGCGACTCAACTGCCACGGCGATCCTCTGGCCCGCGGTGGCGATGGCCGGCCTGACCTTCCTGGTTTGGGTCCGGCTCTACCAGCTGCGACTGGGTGAAATGGCGCGCAAGCGCATCGATGCGCAGGCGCTCGCCAGTGTGGCGGATTCGGTGCGACTGCTGGTCGATACGCGGGCGTCGGACAACTTCCGCAACATGTTCGAGCTGCCGGTCCTGTTCTACGCCGGCGTGTTGCTGGCGGCGCAGCTCGGCGTCTCCGACGGCGTCTCGCTCGCCTTGGCCTGGGCTTTCGTCGCCTTGCGTGCCGTGCACAGTCTGGTCCACTGCACGTTCAATCACGTCATGACCCGCTTCGTGGCCTATGCGCTGGCCACACTGGTGCTGATCGCTTTCTGGGTGCGGCTGGCGCTGGCCATGGTGGCGGCATGA
- a CDS encoding succinate dehydrogenase assembly factor 2 yields MSDDPELKRIRWRCRRGMRELDQLFGRYLDRCWATESEPQRVVFLRLLDCEDDKLWRWFMGYEDCPDAELAALVERIRQLPA; encoded by the coding sequence ATGAGCGACGATCCCGAACTCAAGCGCATCCGCTGGCGCTGCCGGCGCGGCATGCGCGAACTGGACCAGTTGTTCGGCCGCTATCTGGACCGCTGCTGGGCGACCGAATCCGAGCCGCAGCGGGTGGTTTTCCTACGCCTGCTCGATTGCGAGGACGATAAGCTCTGGCGCTGGTTCATGGGCTACGAGGACTGTCCCGATGCGGAACTCGCCGCGCTGGTGGAACGGATCCGTCAACTGCCGGCTTGA